Proteins encoded by one window of Candidatus Eisenbacteria bacterium:
- a CDS encoding sulfatase-like hydrolase/transferase yields the protein MKTPGSAISLALLLVTSAGAQGINGTPGSPSATMTIDGTQLPPPPQKFGGKIERTTKGSTPYWPARIVPPTGAPNVLLIMTDDSGYGVPSTFGGVIPTPALDRIAANGLRYTNFHSTALCSPTRAALITGRNHHSVGYGVIAEQATGYPGYDSIITKDNATIGEILKDNGYRTSWFGKNHNTPSFQASSIGPFDQWPTGMGFEYFYGFMGGDTNQWQPDNLARNTTYIYPFQGNPNFNLITAMADEAIGYMNQINTLTPDQPFFVYYVPGGTHAPHHPTPEWIKKISDMHLFDEGWNKLRERIFENQKKLGVIPQNAKLTPWPKDLLKEWDQLTADEKKMFLRQVDVFAAYVAYTDHEIGRVIQAVEDMGKLDNTLIIYINGDNGTSAEG from the coding sequence ATGAAGACCCCTGGATCTGCGATCAGCCTCGCGCTGCTGCTCGTGACGTCGGCCGGTGCGCAGGGGATCAACGGCACGCCCGGGTCGCCGAGCGCGACGATGACGATCGATGGCACCCAGCTTCCGCCGCCGCCGCAGAAGTTCGGTGGCAAGATCGAGCGCACGACGAAGGGGTCGACCCCCTACTGGCCGGCACGCATCGTCCCGCCGACGGGCGCGCCCAACGTGCTGCTGATCATGACCGACGATTCCGGCTATGGCGTCCCCAGCACCTTCGGCGGCGTCATTCCGACGCCCGCGCTCGACCGCATCGCCGCGAACGGCCTCCGCTACACCAACTTTCACTCGACCGCGCTGTGCTCGCCGACGCGCGCCGCCCTGATCACGGGCCGCAACCACCACTCGGTCGGCTACGGCGTCATCGCCGAGCAGGCGACCGGCTATCCGGGGTACGACAGCATCATCACCAAGGACAACGCCACGATCGGCGAGATCCTGAAGGACAACGGCTACCGCACCTCGTGGTTCGGCAAGAACCACAACACGCCGTCGTTCCAGGCCAGCTCGATCGGCCCGTTCGATCAATGGCCGACCGGCATGGGCTTCGAGTACTTCTACGGCTTCATGGGCGGCGACACGAACCAGTGGCAGCCGGACAACCTCGCCCGCAACACGACGTACATCTACCCGTTCCAGGGCAACCCCAACTTCAACCTCATCACGGCGATGGCCGACGAGGCGATCGGGTACATGAACCAGATCAACACGCTGACGCCCGACCAGCCGTTCTTCGTCTACTACGTGCCGGGCGGCACGCATGCCCCGCACCATCCGACCCCGGAGTGGATCAAGAAGATCAGCGACATGCACCTCTTCGATGAGGGGTGGAACAAGCTCCGCGAGCGGATCTTCGAGAACCAGAAGAAGCTCGGCGTCATCCCGCAGAACGCCAAGCTCACGCCGTGGCCGAAGGACCTGCTGAAGGAGTGGGATCAGCTCACGGCCGACGAGAAGAAGATGTTCCTCCGCCAGGTGGACGTCTTCGCCGCGTACGTCGCCTACACCGACCACGAGATCGGCCGCGTGATCCAGGCCGTCGAGGACATGGGCAAGCTCGACAACACGCTCATCATCTACATCAACGGCGACAACGGCACGAGCGCGGAAGGC